The following are from one region of the Salvia hispanica cultivar TCC Black 2014 chromosome 1, UniMelb_Shisp_WGS_1.0, whole genome shotgun sequence genome:
- the LOC125199121 gene encoding uncharacterized protein LOC125199121 → MSSSSNFEPFNLLEDNEWEEKIVEQNQQLDQLIQDVAIWPTTLSSQPTTQTVRARRRYIERKREEGHDIIFEQYFAEDPIYPPDFFRTRYRMRKPLFEKIMNKLVETDNCFLQKRDATGRLGMSAIQKCTAAMRVLAYGTAADLHDEYLRMSAQLIRKSLIKFVEGVISNFGDEYLRKPTEEDLARLLHIGEQRGFPGMLGRGRSGSPTIILEAVASQDLWIWHAFFGTPGSKNDINVLEQSPVFDDIFEGRAPKVNQYYIVNGHEKNMGYYLTDGIYPQWAAFVKSIPGPQTMKHKLFARHQESARKDVERAFGVLQARFAFIKCPCLIWDRDIMGKIMIACIILHNMIVEDERSTYSNYCDPAEFIQDRLGRSSRENEGGDANNDFIYSTNRIASLASYMKNKAQLQNREAHKALLNDLVEHIFGWVVIDKP, encoded by the exons ATGTCATCAAGTTCTAATTTTGAACCTTTCAATCTTCTCGAAGACAATGAATgggaagaaaaaattgttgaacaaaatcaacaactcGATCAACTAATCCAGGATGTAGCTATTTGGCCAACAACCCTATCTTCACAACCTACAACCCAAACGGTTAGAGCTAGAAGGAGATACATTGAAAGGAAACGCGAGGAGggtcatgatattattttcgaGCAATACTTTGCTGAAGATCCAATCTATCCTCCAGATTTTTTCCGAACAAGGTATCGCATGCGAAAACCTTTGTtcgaaaaaataatgaacaagCTCGTCGAGACCGACAACTGTTTTTTGCAAAAGCGTGATGCTACTGGTCGGCTTGGTATGTCTGCCATTCAGAAATGTACAGCAGCGATGAGGGTGTTGGCCTACGGGACGGCGGCCGACTTGCACGACGAATATTTGAGAATGAGCGCACAACTCATTCGCAAATCTCTCATCAAGTTCGTTGAAGGTGTAATTTCAAACTTTGGCGATGAGTACTTGCGAAAGCCCACCGAAGAAGACTTGGCAAGACTTCTGCATATTGGAGAACAACGTGGGTTTCCAGGCATGTTGGGTAG GGGAAGAAGCGGGAGTCCGACAATCATCTTGGAAGCAGTAGCATCTCAAGAtctgtggatctggcatgcttTTTTTGGAACTCCAGGTTcgaaaaatgatattaatgtgCTTGAACAATCTCctgtttttgatgatattttcgAAGGTCGAGCACCGAAGGTCAATCAATATTATATAGTAAATGGCCACGAAAAAAATATGGGGTATTATCTTACTGATGGCATATATCCTCAATGGGCGGCATTTGTCAAATCTATTCCGGGTCCACAAACGATGAAGCACAAGTTGTTTGCTCGACATCAAGAGTCCGCGCGAAAAGATGTTGAGCGAGCTTTTGGTGTTTTGCAAGCTCGTTTTGCTTTTATCAAATGCCCATGTCTTATTTGGGATCGTGATATTATGGGGAAAATAATGATTGCTTGCATAATCTTGCATAATATGATAGTGGAAGATGAAAGAAGCACGTATTCAAACTATTGTGATCCAGCCGAATTTATTCAAGATCGACTTGGACGAAGTAGTCGTGAGAACGAAGGTGGAGATGCGAATAATGATTTCATATATTCTACGAATAGGATCGCGAGTCTAGCTTcttacatgaaaaataaagcCCAACTTCAAAACAGAGAAGCTCACAAAGCTCTGCTAAACGATTTGGTTGAGCATATATTTGGTTGGGTGGTCATTGATAAACCATGA
- the LOC125199110 gene encoding glutathione S-transferase T2-like, producing MDDDEIFSDSQNFYSTQNFNPSQTFNPSQDYIPNFDNFPNSSQFETNVNASNAPHGWNEQEDNALMSTWCFISTNACVGTNRTSANLWENILVQYEQIRKENPTMGEQRSLESLRQRYRRLNKNVSKWIAAYKRAHERATSGQSNEDIEKAAQQIYGKGKFTHHKVFESVMRHYPKWELKLNSTGSSRYQPDDDSLEESRGSSKRSRTSEEGGPQINSTPGSVSSTLQRPIGRDKAKAKAKRKGKEVATPSYTVPNDFTAALREMRVTRERECDIQERKIKAASDIQERNIKAAILTPLMARRDLTPEEETLKRNLIAELFGK from the coding sequence ATGGATGATGATGAGATATTCTCTGATTCTCAAAATTTCTACTCAACCCAAAATTTCAATCCTTCCCAAACTTTCAATCCTTCCCAAGATTATATCCCTAACTTTGATAATTTTCCAAATTCTAGCCAATTTGAAACTAATGTGAATGCTTCAAATGCTCCACATGGTTGGAATGAGCAAGAAGACAATGCGCTAATGTCTACTTGGTGTTTTATCAGCACAAATGCATGTGTTGGCACCAACCGAACTAGTGCGAATCTATGGGAAAATATTCTTGTTCAATATGaacaaataagaaaagaaaatccaaCAATGGGCGAACAAAGGAGTTTGGAGTCATTGAGACAGCGCTACAGACGACTCAACAAAAATGTCTCCAAGTGGATTGCTGCATACAAGCGTGCACACGAACGAGCTACAAGCGGCCAATCTAATGAGGACATTGAGAAAGCCGCTCAACAAATCTATGGTAAGGGTAAATTTACTCACCATAAGGTGTTTGAGAGCGTGATGCGACACTATCCCAAGTGGGAATTGAAGTTGAATAGCACCGGTTCATCGCGATACCAGCCAGATGACGACAGCCTTGAAGAAAGTCGTGGAAGCTCAAAAAGGTCGAGGACTAGTGAGGAGGGAGGACCTCAAATCAACTCCACACCTGGGAGTGTTTCTTCAACATTACAACGTCCTATTGGAAGAGATAAAGCTAAGGCTAAGGCTAAAAGAAAAGGCAAAGAAGTTGCAACACCATCATATACGGTTCCTAATGATTTCACTGCAGCACTGCGTGAAATGAGAGTCACACGTGAAAGGGAATGTGATATTCAAGAACGGAAGATCAAGGCAGCTAGTGATATTCAGGAACGGAACATCAAGGCAGCTATCCTTACTCCGCTGATGGCTAGGAGGGACTTAACTCCAGAAGAAGAAACGCTGAAACGCAATCTAATAGCAGAATTGTTTGGGAAGTGA